One window from the genome of Ictidomys tridecemlineatus isolate mIctTri1 chromosome 12, mIctTri1.hap1, whole genome shotgun sequence encodes:
- the Sanbr gene encoding SANT and BTB domain regulator of class switch recombination isoform X4 has protein sequence MVIHVCDEGKNLKEDFICPRDLLISEMKYFAEYLSMDAQRWEEVDISVHCDVHIFNWLIKYVKRNTKENKDCEMPTLEPGNVISILISSEFLKMDSLVEQCIQYCHKNMNAIVATPCNMNCINANLLTRIADLFTHDEVDDLKDKKDKFRSKLFCKKIERLFDPEYLNPDSRSNAATLYRCCLCKKLLTKETERRISCVPGKINVDRHGNIIYVHIRDKTWDVHEYLNTLFEELKSWRDVYWRLWGTVNWLTCSRCYQAFLCIELSHCQYHSETVVYSTAANSLSTVGTGIYPCCNQKVLRFDPTQLTKGCKVKDHMVTLHDQGEGGDLLSVPTTRILDDLNKHKDVIVVPFSKDLVSDPAVGSSDEKGLECDVLLEPHTPWGPKTGELNAFLSLKNWTLQLKQQSLFSEEEEYTTGSEVTEDEVGDEEEVSKKQRKKEKPKKFTKPPKKQMSSPCAQKKEKALEKSASRDVSPFIVSMQKNKWDATRSLRFNQDAQREDDQRRMSEITGHLIKMRLGDLDRVKSKETKEFAGGIYSRLEAQIKASIPVSARQNSSEKNTRSKSRFGPGRPV, from the exons ATGGTGATCCATGTATGTGACGAAGGAAAAAACTTGAAAGAAGATTTTATTTGCCCACGAGATCTTTTGATATCAGAAATGAAGTACTTTGCTGAATATTTATCTATGGATGCCCAGCGCTGGGAAGAGGTGGACATTTCAGTTCATTGTGACGTTCATATTTTCAACTGGttgataaaatatgttaaaagaaaCACTAAGGAGAATAAAGATTGTGAGATGCCCACTTTAG agcCAGGAAATgtcatttcaattcttatttccTCCgagtttttgaaaatggattCATTA GTTGAACAGTGTATTCAGTATTGCCACAAAAACATGAATGCCATAGTAGCTACCCCATGCAACATGAACTGTATTAATGCAAATCTTCTTACACGTATAGCTGATCTGTTCACACATGATGAAGTTGatgatttaaaagacaaaaaagataAGTTTAGAag taAACTTTTTTGTAAGAAGATTGAGAGACTGTTTGATCCTGAGTACTTGAATCCAGATTCTCGGAGTAATGCTGCAACATTATATAG ATGCTGTTTGTGTAAGAAACttttaacaaaagaaacagaaagaagaatttcttGTGTTCCTGGAAAAATTAATGTCGATCGACATGGAAATATTATCTATGTTCACATAAG AGATAAGACTTGGGATGTTCATGAGTATTTGAATACCCTTTTTGAAGAACTAAAATCTTGGAGAGATGTGTATTGGCGATTGTGGGGAACAGTCAACTGGCTGACTTGTTCAAGATGTTATCAG gCTTTTCTCTGTATTGAACTTTCACATTGTCAGTACCACTCAGAAACAGTAGTTTATTCTACTGCAGCAAACTCACTGAGCACTGTTGGCACTGGAATTTATCCCTGCTGCAATCAAAAGGTTCTTCGATTTGATCCCACTCAGCTTACAAAG GGCTGTAAAGTGAAGGACCACATGGTTACGCTTCATGATCAAGGTGAAGGTGGAGATTTACTGTCCGTTCCAACTACTAGAATACTGGACGATCTAAATAAGCACAAAGATGTCATTGTTGTGCCTTTTTCTAAAGATTTGGTTag TGATCCTGCAGTTGGCTCCTCTGATGAAAAGGGTCTAGAATGTGATGTTTTACTGGAGCCACATACACCATGGGGCCCCAAAACTGGAGAGCTCAATGCT TTCTTGTCCCTAAAAAACTGGACTCTGCAACTG AAACAACAGTCATTattttcagaagaagaagaatataCCACTGGATCTGAGGTTACTGAAGATGAAGTTGGTGATGAAGAAGAAGTATCCAAGAAACAAA GGAAAAAGGAGAAACCAAAGAAGTTCACTAAACCACCAAAAAAGCAGATGTCTTCACCCTgtgcacaaaagaaagaaaaggcattgGAGAAG TCAGCTTCTAGAGATGTGTCTCCTTTCAT tgtAAGTATGCAGAAGAATAAATGGGATGCCACAAGGTCCTTGAGATTCAACCAAGATGCACAAAGAGAAGATG ATCAGCGGCGGATGTCTGAAATTACAGGGCATCTAATAAAAATGAGATTGGGTGATCTGGACCGAGTCAAgtcaaaggaaacaaaagaa TTCGCAGGAGGTATTTATTCCAGGCTCGAAGCACAAATCAAAGCCTCCATACCAGTCAGTGCACGGCAAAACAGCTCAGAGAAAAACACAAG gtCTAAAAGTCGTTTTGGTCCAGGGCGTCCTGTATAA
- the Sanbr gene encoding SANT and BTB domain regulator of class switch recombination isoform X1, protein MSRGYSENNNFLNNNNQMVLDMILYPLIGIPQTINWETVARLVPGLTPKECAKRFDELKSSGNSPVDNQYYPLMEGESPVETLATYIKTSLLDTQGDFQETPVGQDAVSKTGRHSIASTRNCSSESENCTTRNGGGKTEESEGPNMVIHVCDEGKNLKEDFICPRDLLISEMKYFAEYLSMDAQRWEEVDISVHCDVHIFNWLIKYVKRNTKENKDCEMPTLEPGNVISILISSEFLKMDSLVEQCIQYCHKNMNAIVATPCNMNCINANLLTRIADLFTHDEVDDLKDKKDKFRSKLFCKKIERLFDPEYLNPDSRSNAATLYRCCLCKKLLTKETERRISCVPGKINVDRHGNIIYVHIRDKTWDVHEYLNTLFEELKSWRDVYWRLWGTVNWLTCSRCYQAFLCIELSHCQYHSETVVYSTAANSLSTVGTGIYPCCNQKVLRFDPTQLTKGCKVKDHMVTLHDQGEGGDLLSVPTTRILDDLNKHKDVIVVPFSKDLVSDPAVGSSDEKGLECDVLLEPHTPWGPKTGELNAFLSLKNWTLQLKQQSLFSEEEEYTTGSEVTEDEVGDEEEVSKKQRKKEKPKKFTKPPKKQMSSPCAQKKEKALEKSASRDVSPFIVSMQKNKWDATRSLRFNQDAQREDDQRRMSEITGHLIKMRLGDLDRVKSKETKEFAGGIYSRLEAQIKASIPVSARQNSSEKNTRSKSRFGPGRPV, encoded by the exons TGTGCAAAAAGGTTTGATGAATTGAAGAGCAGTGGCAACTCACCTGTTGACAACCAGTATTATCCCTTAATGGAGGGAGAGAGTCCTGTTGAAACTTTAGCTACATATATCAAAACCTCACTTCTTGACACACAGGGAGATTTTCAGGAGACTCCAGTTGGTCAGGATGCAGTTTCCAAGACAg GAAGACATAGTATAGCTTCCACAAGGAATTGTTCTTCAGAAAGTGAAAATTGTACTACTCGTAATGGTGGAGGAAAGACTGAAGAATCTGAAGG GCCAAACATGGTGATCCATGTATGTGACGAAGGAAAAAACTTGAAAGAAGATTTTATTTGCCCACGAGATCTTTTGATATCAGAAATGAAGTACTTTGCTGAATATTTATCTATGGATGCCCAGCGCTGGGAAGAGGTGGACATTTCAGTTCATTGTGACGTTCATATTTTCAACTGGttgataaaatatgttaaaagaaaCACTAAGGAGAATAAAGATTGTGAGATGCCCACTTTAG agcCAGGAAATgtcatttcaattcttatttccTCCgagtttttgaaaatggattCATTA GTTGAACAGTGTATTCAGTATTGCCACAAAAACATGAATGCCATAGTAGCTACCCCATGCAACATGAACTGTATTAATGCAAATCTTCTTACACGTATAGCTGATCTGTTCACACATGATGAAGTTGatgatttaaaagacaaaaaagataAGTTTAGAag taAACTTTTTTGTAAGAAGATTGAGAGACTGTTTGATCCTGAGTACTTGAATCCAGATTCTCGGAGTAATGCTGCAACATTATATAG ATGCTGTTTGTGTAAGAAACttttaacaaaagaaacagaaagaagaatttcttGTGTTCCTGGAAAAATTAATGTCGATCGACATGGAAATATTATCTATGTTCACATAAG AGATAAGACTTGGGATGTTCATGAGTATTTGAATACCCTTTTTGAAGAACTAAAATCTTGGAGAGATGTGTATTGGCGATTGTGGGGAACAGTCAACTGGCTGACTTGTTCAAGATGTTATCAG gCTTTTCTCTGTATTGAACTTTCACATTGTCAGTACCACTCAGAAACAGTAGTTTATTCTACTGCAGCAAACTCACTGAGCACTGTTGGCACTGGAATTTATCCCTGCTGCAATCAAAAGGTTCTTCGATTTGATCCCACTCAGCTTACAAAG GGCTGTAAAGTGAAGGACCACATGGTTACGCTTCATGATCAAGGTGAAGGTGGAGATTTACTGTCCGTTCCAACTACTAGAATACTGGACGATCTAAATAAGCACAAAGATGTCATTGTTGTGCCTTTTTCTAAAGATTTGGTTag TGATCCTGCAGTTGGCTCCTCTGATGAAAAGGGTCTAGAATGTGATGTTTTACTGGAGCCACATACACCATGGGGCCCCAAAACTGGAGAGCTCAATGCT TTCTTGTCCCTAAAAAACTGGACTCTGCAACTG AAACAACAGTCATTattttcagaagaagaagaatataCCACTGGATCTGAGGTTACTGAAGATGAAGTTGGTGATGAAGAAGAAGTATCCAAGAAACAAA GGAAAAAGGAGAAACCAAAGAAGTTCACTAAACCACCAAAAAAGCAGATGTCTTCACCCTgtgcacaaaagaaagaaaaggcattgGAGAAG TCAGCTTCTAGAGATGTGTCTCCTTTCAT tgtAAGTATGCAGAAGAATAAATGGGATGCCACAAGGTCCTTGAGATTCAACCAAGATGCACAAAGAGAAGATG ATCAGCGGCGGATGTCTGAAATTACAGGGCATCTAATAAAAATGAGATTGGGTGATCTGGACCGAGTCAAgtcaaaggaaacaaaagaa TTCGCAGGAGGTATTTATTCCAGGCTCGAAGCACAAATCAAAGCCTCCATACCAGTCAGTGCACGGCAAAACAGCTCAGAGAAAAACACAAG gtCTAAAAGTCGTTTTGGTCCAGGGCGTCCTGTATAA
- the Sanbr gene encoding SANT and BTB domain regulator of class switch recombination isoform X2 has translation MEGESPVETLATYIKTSLLDTQGDFQETPVGQDAVSKTGRHSIASTRNCSSESENCTTRNGGGKTEESEGPNMVIHVCDEGKNLKEDFICPRDLLISEMKYFAEYLSMDAQRWEEVDISVHCDVHIFNWLIKYVKRNTKENKDCEMPTLEPGNVISILISSEFLKMDSLVEQCIQYCHKNMNAIVATPCNMNCINANLLTRIADLFTHDEVDDLKDKKDKFRSKLFCKKIERLFDPEYLNPDSRSNAATLYRCCLCKKLLTKETERRISCVPGKINVDRHGNIIYVHIRDKTWDVHEYLNTLFEELKSWRDVYWRLWGTVNWLTCSRCYQAFLCIELSHCQYHSETVVYSTAANSLSTVGTGIYPCCNQKVLRFDPTQLTKGCKVKDHMVTLHDQGEGGDLLSVPTTRILDDLNKHKDVIVVPFSKDLVSDPAVGSSDEKGLECDVLLEPHTPWGPKTGELNAFLSLKNWTLQLKQQSLFSEEEEYTTGSEVTEDEVGDEEEVSKKQRKKEKPKKFTKPPKKQMSSPCAQKKEKALEKSASRDVSPFIVSMQKNKWDATRSLRFNQDAQREDDQRRMSEITGHLIKMRLGDLDRVKSKETKEFAGGIYSRLEAQIKASIPVSARQNSSEKNTRSKSRFGPGRPV, from the exons ATGGAGGGAGAGAGTCCTGTTGAAACTTTAGCTACATATATCAAAACCTCACTTCTTGACACACAGGGAGATTTTCAGGAGACTCCAGTTGGTCAGGATGCAGTTTCCAAGACAg GAAGACATAGTATAGCTTCCACAAGGAATTGTTCTTCAGAAAGTGAAAATTGTACTACTCGTAATGGTGGAGGAAAGACTGAAGAATCTGAAGG GCCAAACATGGTGATCCATGTATGTGACGAAGGAAAAAACTTGAAAGAAGATTTTATTTGCCCACGAGATCTTTTGATATCAGAAATGAAGTACTTTGCTGAATATTTATCTATGGATGCCCAGCGCTGGGAAGAGGTGGACATTTCAGTTCATTGTGACGTTCATATTTTCAACTGGttgataaaatatgttaaaagaaaCACTAAGGAGAATAAAGATTGTGAGATGCCCACTTTAG agcCAGGAAATgtcatttcaattcttatttccTCCgagtttttgaaaatggattCATTA GTTGAACAGTGTATTCAGTATTGCCACAAAAACATGAATGCCATAGTAGCTACCCCATGCAACATGAACTGTATTAATGCAAATCTTCTTACACGTATAGCTGATCTGTTCACACATGATGAAGTTGatgatttaaaagacaaaaaagataAGTTTAGAag taAACTTTTTTGTAAGAAGATTGAGAGACTGTTTGATCCTGAGTACTTGAATCCAGATTCTCGGAGTAATGCTGCAACATTATATAG ATGCTGTTTGTGTAAGAAACttttaacaaaagaaacagaaagaagaatttcttGTGTTCCTGGAAAAATTAATGTCGATCGACATGGAAATATTATCTATGTTCACATAAG AGATAAGACTTGGGATGTTCATGAGTATTTGAATACCCTTTTTGAAGAACTAAAATCTTGGAGAGATGTGTATTGGCGATTGTGGGGAACAGTCAACTGGCTGACTTGTTCAAGATGTTATCAG gCTTTTCTCTGTATTGAACTTTCACATTGTCAGTACCACTCAGAAACAGTAGTTTATTCTACTGCAGCAAACTCACTGAGCACTGTTGGCACTGGAATTTATCCCTGCTGCAATCAAAAGGTTCTTCGATTTGATCCCACTCAGCTTACAAAG GGCTGTAAAGTGAAGGACCACATGGTTACGCTTCATGATCAAGGTGAAGGTGGAGATTTACTGTCCGTTCCAACTACTAGAATACTGGACGATCTAAATAAGCACAAAGATGTCATTGTTGTGCCTTTTTCTAAAGATTTGGTTag TGATCCTGCAGTTGGCTCCTCTGATGAAAAGGGTCTAGAATGTGATGTTTTACTGGAGCCACATACACCATGGGGCCCCAAAACTGGAGAGCTCAATGCT TTCTTGTCCCTAAAAAACTGGACTCTGCAACTG AAACAACAGTCATTattttcagaagaagaagaatataCCACTGGATCTGAGGTTACTGAAGATGAAGTTGGTGATGAAGAAGAAGTATCCAAGAAACAAA GGAAAAAGGAGAAACCAAAGAAGTTCACTAAACCACCAAAAAAGCAGATGTCTTCACCCTgtgcacaaaagaaagaaaaggcattgGAGAAG TCAGCTTCTAGAGATGTGTCTCCTTTCAT tgtAAGTATGCAGAAGAATAAATGGGATGCCACAAGGTCCTTGAGATTCAACCAAGATGCACAAAGAGAAGATG ATCAGCGGCGGATGTCTGAAATTACAGGGCATCTAATAAAAATGAGATTGGGTGATCTGGACCGAGTCAAgtcaaaggaaacaaaagaa TTCGCAGGAGGTATTTATTCCAGGCTCGAAGCACAAATCAAAGCCTCCATACCAGTCAGTGCACGGCAAAACAGCTCAGAGAAAAACACAAG gtCTAAAAGTCGTTTTGGTCCAGGGCGTCCTGTATAA
- the Sanbr gene encoding SANT and BTB domain regulator of class switch recombination isoform X3 — MSRGYSENNNFLNNNNQMVLDMILYPLIGIPQTINWETVARLVPGLTPKECAKRFDELKSSGNSPVDNQYYPLMEGESPVETLATYIKTSLLDTQGDFQETPVGQDAVSKTEPGNVISILISSEFLKMDSLVEQCIQYCHKNMNAIVATPCNMNCINANLLTRIADLFTHDEVDDLKDKKDKFRSKLFCKKIERLFDPEYLNPDSRSNAATLYRCCLCKKLLTKETERRISCVPGKINVDRHGNIIYVHIRDKTWDVHEYLNTLFEELKSWRDVYWRLWGTVNWLTCSRCYQAFLCIELSHCQYHSETVVYSTAANSLSTVGTGIYPCCNQKVLRFDPTQLTKGCKVKDHMVTLHDQGEGGDLLSVPTTRILDDLNKHKDVIVVPFSKDLVSDPAVGSSDEKGLECDVLLEPHTPWGPKTGELNAFLSLKNWTLQLKQQSLFSEEEEYTTGSEVTEDEVGDEEEVSKKQRKKEKPKKFTKPPKKQMSSPCAQKKEKALEKSASRDVSPFIVSMQKNKWDATRSLRFNQDAQREDDQRRMSEITGHLIKMRLGDLDRVKSKETKEFAGGIYSRLEAQIKASIPVSARQNSSEKNTRSKSRFGPGRPV; from the exons TGTGCAAAAAGGTTTGATGAATTGAAGAGCAGTGGCAACTCACCTGTTGACAACCAGTATTATCCCTTAATGGAGGGAGAGAGTCCTGTTGAAACTTTAGCTACATATATCAAAACCTCACTTCTTGACACACAGGGAGATTTTCAGGAGACTCCAGTTGGTCAGGATGCAGTTTCCAAGACAg agcCAGGAAATgtcatttcaattcttatttccTCCgagtttttgaaaatggattCATTA GTTGAACAGTGTATTCAGTATTGCCACAAAAACATGAATGCCATAGTAGCTACCCCATGCAACATGAACTGTATTAATGCAAATCTTCTTACACGTATAGCTGATCTGTTCACACATGATGAAGTTGatgatttaaaagacaaaaaagataAGTTTAGAag taAACTTTTTTGTAAGAAGATTGAGAGACTGTTTGATCCTGAGTACTTGAATCCAGATTCTCGGAGTAATGCTGCAACATTATATAG ATGCTGTTTGTGTAAGAAACttttaacaaaagaaacagaaagaagaatttcttGTGTTCCTGGAAAAATTAATGTCGATCGACATGGAAATATTATCTATGTTCACATAAG AGATAAGACTTGGGATGTTCATGAGTATTTGAATACCCTTTTTGAAGAACTAAAATCTTGGAGAGATGTGTATTGGCGATTGTGGGGAACAGTCAACTGGCTGACTTGTTCAAGATGTTATCAG gCTTTTCTCTGTATTGAACTTTCACATTGTCAGTACCACTCAGAAACAGTAGTTTATTCTACTGCAGCAAACTCACTGAGCACTGTTGGCACTGGAATTTATCCCTGCTGCAATCAAAAGGTTCTTCGATTTGATCCCACTCAGCTTACAAAG GGCTGTAAAGTGAAGGACCACATGGTTACGCTTCATGATCAAGGTGAAGGTGGAGATTTACTGTCCGTTCCAACTACTAGAATACTGGACGATCTAAATAAGCACAAAGATGTCATTGTTGTGCCTTTTTCTAAAGATTTGGTTag TGATCCTGCAGTTGGCTCCTCTGATGAAAAGGGTCTAGAATGTGATGTTTTACTGGAGCCACATACACCATGGGGCCCCAAAACTGGAGAGCTCAATGCT TTCTTGTCCCTAAAAAACTGGACTCTGCAACTG AAACAACAGTCATTattttcagaagaagaagaatataCCACTGGATCTGAGGTTACTGAAGATGAAGTTGGTGATGAAGAAGAAGTATCCAAGAAACAAA GGAAAAAGGAGAAACCAAAGAAGTTCACTAAACCACCAAAAAAGCAGATGTCTTCACCCTgtgcacaaaagaaagaaaaggcattgGAGAAG TCAGCTTCTAGAGATGTGTCTCCTTTCAT tgtAAGTATGCAGAAGAATAAATGGGATGCCACAAGGTCCTTGAGATTCAACCAAGATGCACAAAGAGAAGATG ATCAGCGGCGGATGTCTGAAATTACAGGGCATCTAATAAAAATGAGATTGGGTGATCTGGACCGAGTCAAgtcaaaggaaacaaaagaa TTCGCAGGAGGTATTTATTCCAGGCTCGAAGCACAAATCAAAGCCTCCATACCAGTCAGTGCACGGCAAAACAGCTCAGAGAAAAACACAAG gtCTAAAAGTCGTTTTGGTCCAGGGCGTCCTGTATAA